The sequence TAATTATCCTCTTTTCTTCCTTCTCCTTCACTCTTATCCTCGTACTCAGGTTGTTATTGCTCTCGTTCGACTCCGCTATTTTATTAGAAGAATCGGCGAACACGCGAATGTTATGCTCTCCTGCTGCATCCGGTTTCCACGTTATATTGATAGTACGATAGGAGAGTGCTGCGACCGAGATATTGCTCCTGGTTTCTATGAGATGATGGTCAACGAAGAACGACACGGAGAAATCATCTGCACCAATCCAGCCATCATTATTGATAACCGCATGGATTGTAGTACCACTTCCAACAATAGGCTCTTCTGGTGTGGATGCGAGCTCAACAGGCCGCAAATCGGGCTTTCCCTCCACTGTTATTGCTATACCCGCCGCGTTATTCGATTCATTTGATTCCCTGATGACATTCCCGGAGTCCAGAACAACTCTGATGCTATGGTTGCCCGGTGTTGCAACCCAGTTAATGGCAGCAACGCTGGTTGAATTCGCGTTTACCGATAACGTGGTAATACCAATGATAGAACTGTCATTAAAGAAAGTGACCGAGAAGTTATTTGCTTCTGCTCCTCCTGTATTATGCACAGTTGCGTTTATATTTACTTTTATGGACTCAGTTCCTGCTCCTGCCCCTGCTGGTATGAAGGATATATCAGAGGAATTGAGCGTGAGGTCTGGCAGTATCACAGGACCGCCACGAGTGATGATTATCCCATTCTTTATTCCATCTTCGTCTCCCACGCCACCATCTATGAGTTCAATTGTCACTAAATTATCACCATCATTATCGCCCATGGGTATCTCAAACCATTTATTTTGGGAACTGAATATCCAGAATTGCGAGTTCGCAGGCAGACACAGCGGGAGTTTGATTGTCACCGTTAGGCTATCGCCAGGCGAAAAGCCTGAGATGGTGAAGTTGAAGAGTCCATGCGGAAAGATAATATCAGATGGTGGTGGAGATTCACTCATTGCCTGAACAAAGTAGCCCTTATCAATACAGAGGGATATTATCCCGGTACCGGTGGCATTCTCAAATGTAACTTCCTTATTCTCCAGCAGATATACCCAGCCGTTCTTCTTCATGAACGGGTAGTAATCATAATAATGCGGTATCCTTGTATCACCGATGCCGTCCCCTGATATCGCATGCTTGCCTGTGCCATTACCATTGTCAATGCCAGTGTAATCAGACCAGTAGTTACCCTCAAGGAGAATAGGATGAGACCAGTAATTTGCATCCCACCTGTCGTCCCGGGCATTGACACCAACACCAGTTCCACTGATAATGAAATTATTGTGATAAATCCTGTTATTCCACGATTGGCTCAGGTAGATACTGTAATTGGTGCTCATATAGATCGTATTATTCACGATCTTGTCTGTGTTGGTACAAAGCAGATAGAGCCCGAGGTTGTTTGATTCAATGACATTATTCAGGAGTTCGCAATTGCTGCTGCCCCAGAGCTGGATACCGAATTTGTTTGCACTGATTACATTATCCATAACTTCACAGTTATTGGCGATCTGCAGCATGATG comes from Methanophagales archaeon and encodes:
- a CDS encoding right-handed parallel beta-helix repeat-containing protein, encoding SSGISCPYLFKEAKTISDNENESENESVTDVTVTGEEAVLNGSGGRIWYVGKGDADFADIQDAIDNASPGDTIIVKPGTYIENLVVNVANLTIRSESGYGSTIVQAARDYEHVFYVAADDVDIMGFTIKGATNIYAHRFRTAGIYIVSARSNISDNYITGNNNGIVVSVGSYARIVRNHIAGNTACGIMLQIANNCEVMDNVISANKFGIQLWGSSNCELLNNVIESNNLGLYLLCTNTDKIVNNTIYMSTNYSIYLSQSWNNRIYHNNFIISGTGVGVNARDDRWDANYWSHPILLEGNYWSDYTGIDNGNGTGKHAISGDGIGDTRIPHYYDYYPFMKKNGWVYLLENKEVTFENATGTGIISLCIDKGYFVQAMSESPPPSDIIFPHGLFNFTISGFSPGDSLTVTIKLPLCLPANSQFWIFSSQNKWFEIPMGDNDGDNLVTIELIDGGVGDEDGIKNGIIITRGGPVILPDLTLNSSDISFIPAGAGAGTESIKVNINATVHNTGGAEANNFSVTFFNDSSIIGITTLSVNANSTSVAAINWVATPGNHSIRVVLDSGNVIRESNESNNAAGIAITVEGKPDLRPVELASTPEEPIVGSGTTIHAVINNDGWIGADDFSVSFFVDHHLIETRSNISVAALSYRTINITWKPDAAGEHNIRVFADSSNKIAESNESNNNLSTRIRVKEKEEKRIIRAGSGGGGGASRDTDGDGYSDIAEILAGTDWRDPTDYPGATTPLPVSTPTVIPAPTPTVTPVPAPAITPTPVPSTSTPTPRAVGFEYLLALVAILLVVLVFVVKTRLRE